From Catenulispora sp. GP43, one genomic window encodes:
- a CDS encoding acyl-CoA carboxylase subunit beta: protein MPSAQLDVALRPAPLPSAVAELERRLAEARAASTPEAVAKQHAKGKLTARERVDRLLDPGSFLEVDELTRHRATRFGLAANRPLGDAVVVGTGTVFGRRVCVFAQDFTVFGGSLGEAVGEKIVRLLDLAATMRCPVVGINDSVGGRLQEGVVAQALYGEIFLRNVRLSGAVPQISMIMGPCAGGAVYSPALTDFVMMVERSSQMFITGPEVVRVISGEEIGLEDLGGARVHSTRSGNAHFMAPDEEAAIAEVRELLSLLPAHSGERPPVRSHRRSWVPDGALDAAFDPVLDQLAGGIGESGFDVRCVLDRVLDDGRLLEVHRLFAPELVVGLGRIGGHTVGVVAGQHAVTDGWLDDDAALKAARFIRTCDAYNIPLLTLVDSRGFRAGREGDVVTAGQVGKLAHAYAEATVPMVTLVVGEALGEAYSVLGSRHIGADLYLAWPTARIGIQGPVPAEFAAQHEAEIADPYYAAERGYVDTVIRPATTRDVLTRAFEALREKDAQRPPRKHENIPL, encoded by the coding sequence ATCCCGTCCGCGCAGCTCGACGTCGCCCTCCGCCCCGCCCCGCTGCCCTCGGCCGTGGCGGAGCTCGAACGCCGCCTGGCCGAGGCGCGCGCCGCCTCCACCCCCGAGGCCGTGGCCAAGCAGCACGCCAAGGGCAAACTCACCGCGCGCGAGCGCGTCGACCGGCTGCTGGACCCCGGCTCGTTCCTGGAGGTCGATGAGCTGACGCGGCACCGCGCGACCCGCTTCGGGCTGGCGGCGAACCGGCCGCTCGGCGACGCCGTGGTGGTCGGCACCGGCACGGTCTTCGGCCGCCGGGTGTGCGTGTTCGCGCAGGACTTCACCGTCTTCGGCGGATCCCTGGGGGAGGCGGTCGGCGAGAAGATCGTGCGGCTGCTCGACCTGGCCGCCACGATGCGGTGCCCGGTGGTCGGCATCAACGACAGCGTCGGCGGACGCCTGCAGGAGGGCGTGGTCGCGCAGGCGTTGTACGGAGAGATCTTCCTGCGCAACGTCCGCCTGTCCGGCGCGGTCCCGCAGATCTCGATGATCATGGGGCCCTGTGCCGGCGGCGCGGTCTACTCCCCGGCGCTGACCGACTTCGTGATGATGGTCGAGCGCAGCTCGCAGATGTTCATCACCGGTCCGGAAGTGGTGCGTGTCATCAGCGGTGAGGAGATCGGGCTGGAGGACCTCGGCGGTGCGCGTGTGCACAGCACCCGGTCGGGCAATGCGCACTTCATGGCGCCGGATGAGGAGGCGGCCATCGCGGAGGTCAGGGAACTGCTTTCGCTGCTGCCGGCGCATAGCGGGGAGCGGCCGCCGGTTCGGTCTCACCGCCGCTCCTGGGTCCCGGACGGTGCGCTGGACGCTGCCTTCGATCCGGTGCTCGATCAGCTGGCCGGAGGTATCGGTGAGTCAGGCTTCGATGTCCGGTGCGTCCTGGACCGGGTCCTGGATGACGGCCGGCTGCTGGAGGTCCATCGGCTGTTCGCGCCGGAGCTGGTCGTCGGACTGGGACGGATCGGCGGCCACACGGTCGGCGTGGTGGCCGGTCAGCACGCCGTGACCGACGGATGGCTTGACGACGACGCGGCGCTGAAAGCCGCGCGTTTCATTCGAACGTGCGACGCCTACAACATTCCGTTGCTCACCCTGGTCGACTCGCGCGGCTTCCGGGCCGGGCGCGAAGGCGACGTGGTGACGGCCGGCCAGGTCGGCAAGCTGGCGCACGCCTATGCCGAGGCCACGGTGCCGATGGTGACCCTGGTGGTGGGGGAGGCGCTGGGGGAAGCGTACTCGGTGCTCGGCTCCCGTCACATCGGGGCAGACCTGTATCTGGCATGGCCGACCGCACGAATCGGCATCCAAGGCCCGGTCCCCGCCGAGTTCGCGGCCCAGCACGAAGCCGAGATCGCAGACCCCTACTACGCTGCCGAGCGCGGCTACGTCGACACCGTGATCCGCCCGGCGACTACGCGGGACGTGCTCACACGGGCCTTCGAAGCGTTGCGGGAGAAGGACGCCCAGCGGCCCCCGCGCAAACACGAGAACATCCCGCTGTAG
- a CDS encoding MFS transporter, protein MTLTARASRASRAPLAGLLIANAVSVAGIAMSALAIPWLAVTTSHTASAVGALVFAELVPYVLLQVLSGPVVDHVGARRVCLAGNILAACAAAVVPLLSALGTLHYPVLAAAVFVIGGARGTADCATTALLPSAAARADVALERAAGLSTGTARAGQLLGPPLAGVLVVAIGTANVVLVNACTFAASAVLLAFTLPADDARSGAPTDADADAATDAEAESESESERDVGRGYLRRLAAGLRFLASDRLLLGLVTMVAVTNLLDQGLNSVLVPVWIRDGGHSPILLGLITGAAGLGALLGTLGGAWLGPRLPRRATFVTGLLLGGAPRYAVLALSSAIPLVLTVTALAGCAGGAINPLMSAVFYERIPPHLVARVMGAVKASAWAGMPFGPLLAGIGTQVLGLDPTLMIAAAVFVAMSLMPLAFPVWREMRRPETA, encoded by the coding sequence ATGACACTCACTGCCCGCGCCTCCCGCGCCTCCCGCGCACCGCTGGCCGGCCTGCTCATCGCGAACGCGGTCTCCGTCGCCGGCATCGCGATGTCCGCGCTGGCGATCCCCTGGCTCGCGGTCACCACCAGCCACACCGCCTCGGCCGTCGGGGCGCTGGTGTTCGCCGAGCTGGTGCCGTACGTACTCCTGCAGGTGCTCAGCGGGCCGGTCGTGGACCACGTCGGCGCCCGCCGGGTCTGCCTGGCCGGCAACATCCTGGCCGCCTGCGCCGCCGCGGTGGTCCCCCTGCTGTCGGCGCTGGGCACGCTGCACTATCCGGTGCTGGCGGCGGCGGTGTTCGTGATAGGAGGAGCACGCGGGACGGCGGATTGCGCGACCACGGCACTGCTCCCCTCGGCGGCCGCGCGCGCCGACGTGGCGCTGGAGCGCGCGGCCGGACTGTCGACCGGGACGGCACGCGCCGGCCAACTGCTCGGTCCGCCGCTGGCCGGCGTGCTGGTGGTGGCGATCGGGACGGCGAACGTGGTGCTGGTGAACGCGTGCACGTTCGCCGCCTCGGCGGTCCTGCTGGCCTTCACACTGCCCGCTGATGACGCGCGGTCCGGCGCGCCCACCGACGCCGACGCCGACGCAGCCACCGACGCTGAAGCCGAATCCGAATCCGAATCCGAAAGAGATGTCGGCCGCGGCTATCTCCGCCGCCTGGCTGCGGGCCTGCGCTTCCTGGCCTCCGACCGTCTGCTGCTCGGCCTGGTCACCATGGTCGCGGTGACGAACCTGCTGGATCAGGGCCTGAACTCGGTCCTGGTCCCGGTGTGGATCCGCGACGGCGGCCACAGCCCGATCCTGCTCGGTCTGATCACCGGCGCGGCCGGGCTCGGCGCGCTGCTCGGGACCCTGGGCGGCGCGTGGCTGGGCCCGCGGCTGCCGCGGCGGGCGACGTTCGTGACCGGTCTGCTGCTCGGCGGCGCGCCACGCTACGCGGTCCTGGCGCTGTCCTCGGCGATCCCGCTGGTCCTGACGGTCACGGCATTGGCAGGCTGTGCGGGCGGTGCGATCAATCCTCTGATGAGCGCGGTGTTCTATGAGCGGATCCCGCCGCACCTGGTGGCCCGGGTGATGGGTGCGGTGAAGGCCAGTGCGTGGGCCGGGATGCCGTTCGGGCCGCTGCTGGCCGGGATCGGGACGCAGGTGCTGGGGCTGGACCCGACGCTGATGATCGCGGCGGCGGTGTTCGTGGCGATGTCGTTGATGCCGTTGGCGTTCCCTGTGTGGCGGGAGATGCGGCGGCCGGAGACTGCATAA
- a CDS encoding hydroxyisourate hydrolase yields the protein MKLSVLVVDVAFGVPGAELGARLRRRGESGWQDLSAGRTAGDGRLELCPDPAGRGIYQLVFDLDGYYHGLGSVPLHPRAIVEFRVTDPHEDLRLALFISPHSFCTFQDSGALPDTRGRQPHGPEGRFAQE from the coding sequence GTGAAGTTGTCCGTCCTCGTCGTCGACGTCGCCTTCGGCGTCCCCGGAGCCGAGCTCGGCGCCCGGCTCCGCCGCCGCGGCGAGTCCGGGTGGCAGGACCTGTCCGCCGGCCGGACCGCCGGCGACGGCCGGCTGGAGCTGTGCCCCGACCCGGCCGGCCGGGGCATCTACCAGCTGGTGTTCGACCTCGACGGCTACTACCACGGCCTGGGCAGCGTCCCCCTGCACCCCCGCGCCATCGTCGAGTTCAGAGTCACCGACCCGCACGAGGACCTGCGGCTGGCGCTGTTCATCTCCCCGCACTCCTTCTGCACGTTCCAGGACTCCGGCGCCCTCCCCGACACCCGCGGCCGGCAGCCTCACGGCCCCGAGGGGCGATTTGCACAAGAATGA
- a CDS encoding VOC family protein: MPSVKHIQVTFDCDDIDRVARFWCEVLGYVPQADEDGRAYACVDPTGAGPRLYFQKVPEGKVVKNRVHLDVRVATGLVGAERLAVLEAERDRLIALGATEFQVLPADEENESCIVMQDIEGNEFCLD; the protein is encoded by the coding sequence ATGCCATCGGTCAAGCACATCCAAGTCACCTTCGACTGCGACGACATCGACCGCGTCGCCCGCTTCTGGTGCGAGGTCCTGGGGTACGTCCCGCAGGCCGACGAGGACGGCCGGGCGTATGCCTGCGTCGACCCGACAGGCGCGGGCCCGCGCCTGTATTTCCAGAAGGTCCCCGAAGGCAAGGTCGTCAAGAACCGCGTGCACCTCGACGTCCGCGTCGCCACCGGCCTGGTCGGTGCCGAGCGCCTGGCGGTCCTGGAGGCCGAGCGCGACCGGCTGATCGCGCTCGGCGCGACGGAGTTCCAGGTCCTGCCGGCCGACGAGGAGAACGAGTCCTGCATCGTGATGCAGGACATCGAGGGCAACGAGTTCTGCCTGGACTGA
- a CDS encoding GntG family PLP-dependent aldolase, with the protein MIELRSDTFTVPTAAMRRAMAEARVGDDVYGEDPTVNQLEEYAAALLGKPAGCLLPSGTMANLASILAWAPRGGRLLVGARTDVYCYEAGGYSALGGVVCSPIPNRPDGGLDPADLLAEFDDTDDSQIAPVSLICLENTQCQCGGTVLTPEHDQAVRALADARGVPIHLDGARIFNAAVASGRPAAELAAVGDTVQFCLSKGLGAPIGSMVVGTTEAVARVRRIRKMLGGGMRQAGVIAAAGLVALTEMVDRLAEDHANAARLAEGLAGLPGLRVQEPQTNIVMFDVLDERLTQAEFVTAAHARGVAVMELGGRVRAVTHAGVDAGQIDRAVEAFAGVLAKAPVAAVG; encoded by the coding sequence ATGATCGAGCTGCGCAGCGACACCTTCACCGTCCCGACCGCCGCGATGCGCCGGGCGATGGCCGAGGCCCGGGTCGGCGACGACGTCTACGGCGAGGACCCGACGGTCAACCAGCTGGAGGAGTACGCCGCCGCGCTGCTGGGCAAGCCCGCCGGCTGCCTGCTCCCCAGCGGCACGATGGCCAACCTGGCCTCGATCCTGGCCTGGGCCCCGCGCGGCGGCCGGCTCCTGGTCGGCGCCCGCACCGACGTGTACTGCTACGAGGCCGGCGGCTACTCGGCGCTCGGCGGCGTGGTCTGCAGCCCGATCCCCAACCGCCCCGACGGCGGCCTGGACCCCGCGGACCTGCTCGCAGAGTTCGACGACACCGACGACTCGCAGATCGCCCCGGTCTCCCTGATCTGCCTGGAGAACACCCAGTGCCAGTGCGGCGGCACGGTCCTGACCCCCGAGCACGACCAGGCCGTCCGGGCGCTCGCCGACGCCCGCGGCGTCCCGATCCACCTGGACGGCGCCCGGATCTTCAACGCCGCCGTCGCCTCCGGCCGTCCGGCCGCCGAGCTCGCAGCGGTCGGCGACACCGTGCAGTTCTGCCTGTCCAAGGGCCTGGGCGCGCCGATCGGCTCGATGGTGGTCGGCACGACCGAGGCCGTGGCCCGGGTGCGCCGCATCCGCAAGATGCTCGGCGGCGGCATGCGCCAGGCCGGGGTCATCGCCGCGGCGGGCTTGGTGGCGCTGACCGAGATGGTCGACCGGCTGGCCGAGGACCACGCCAACGCCGCGCGGCTGGCCGAAGGACTGGCCGGGCTGCCGGGGCTGCGGGTGCAGGAGCCGCAGACCAACATCGTGATGTTCGATGTGCTCGACGAGCGGCTGACGCAGGCCGAGTTCGTCACGGCGGCGCACGCGCGGGGGGTCGCGGTGATGGAGCTCGGCGGGCGGGTCAGGGCCGTGACGCACGCCGGGGTCGACGCGGGGCAGATCGATCGGGCGGTGGAGGCTTTCGCGGGGGTGCTGGCGAAGGCGCCGGTTGCGGCGGTGGGGTAG
- a CDS encoding BTAD domain-containing putative transcriptional regulator yields the protein MDFRVLGPLEIIGEGAPIRLGGLREQAVMAMFLLQPDTIIPVERLVDAVWGDRPPATARAQIQICVSALRRLLGDPERIRTRNPGYLFRLGTDVLDARVFEQAASDGHALLGRGRVAEAAAEFRRALSLWRGPALANVVGDVVQHSVAHLNERRLNVLEVCLEAELEAGTRGDLVGELVRVCHEYPLNERFRLLLMTALYRAGRQAEALEVYRATRGTLKEELGIEPGPELRRLHQAILTGEVDERTAAATPAPETGSGIAAVVPPPETPSATPTPATPMAPTIPGISQPSTSATAAASSPAVARRAGVRPPPTPRLLPPAIPDFTGRAKAIARIVSEMPVVRTVDDGPAVLPVTVLYGQGGVGKTTLAVHVAHRLAEAYPDGQLYARLRDGDQPVAPADVLERFLRALGVAGPLLAEGLEERAEMYRDLLGDRRVLVVLDDAMTEHQVQPLLPGGPGCSVIVTSRRRLTGVPAAVRLEVGTFSDDSAVALLSRVADAARIRAEPEAVAQLCRLCGHLPLALRIVAARLAARPHWSVRALVDRLIDESRQLDELNHEGVGMRASISVTYAGLSAEARQLFRRLALFGGPDFAAWVAAPLLEADVFHAENLLEELTEAYLIDIEQGPDGAPTRYRFHDIVRPFARERLLAEDPPAERHQALERLIGAHLFLAKLAHEREYSGDHLLPADGATTWPLPRDAVDPLIEDPLTWFERERLSLVAAVRQAAARGLADKAWSLAMSSVALFEARSYYGDWRETHETALEAVCQAGDRRGEAAMRYSLGSLHMFEQDNAGARAQFDRASAIYRELDDRYGAALVLRNVAVLDRREGHLDRALDRWTDALATFREVGDRVAEAYVLNSIAQVHLARGHDGAAFDLLTRAELICAETGVRRVAAQVQLRLGDMYRHRNDMDRARAAYRQVLAAVRETGDRIGECHALMGLGATEAEDGHPGPAVEALRHALEAAEAVGDRILGGRAALTLARAELAAGNLAEAADDADHAVRALGDGLASAQALVLRGRIRDERGDTSGAVGDWWQAATVATAMTVSEARDLAGEIAALLAEVGGGESGLGS from the coding sequence ATGGACTTCCGCGTATTGGGGCCCCTGGAGATCATCGGCGAAGGGGCGCCGATCCGACTCGGCGGACTGCGGGAACAAGCGGTCATGGCCATGTTCCTGCTCCAGCCGGACACCATCATCCCGGTCGAGCGGCTCGTCGACGCGGTCTGGGGCGACCGGCCGCCGGCCACCGCGCGGGCGCAGATCCAGATCTGCGTCTCGGCGCTGCGGCGGCTGCTCGGCGACCCGGAGCGGATCCGGACCCGCAATCCCGGCTACCTGTTCCGGCTCGGGACGGACGTGCTGGACGCGCGGGTGTTCGAGCAGGCCGCGTCCGACGGGCACGCGCTGCTGGGCCGGGGCCGGGTCGCCGAGGCCGCGGCCGAGTTCCGCAGGGCCCTGTCACTGTGGCGGGGGCCGGCGCTGGCCAACGTGGTCGGGGACGTCGTCCAGCACAGCGTCGCGCACCTGAACGAGCGCCGGCTGAACGTGCTGGAGGTGTGCCTGGAGGCCGAGCTGGAGGCCGGTACCCGGGGGGATCTGGTCGGGGAGCTGGTGCGGGTCTGCCACGAGTACCCGCTCAACGAGCGCTTCCGGCTGCTGCTGATGACCGCGCTGTACCGCGCCGGACGGCAGGCCGAGGCTCTGGAGGTGTACCGCGCGACGCGCGGGACACTGAAGGAGGAGCTGGGGATCGAGCCCGGTCCGGAGCTGCGGCGGCTGCATCAGGCGATCCTGACCGGCGAGGTCGACGAGCGGACGGCGGCGGCTACTCCGGCGCCTGAGACCGGGAGCGGCATCGCCGCGGTCGTACCGCCGCCCGAAACACCATCGGCGACACCGACTCCAGCGACTCCCATGGCTCCCACGATTCCGGGGATATCGCAGCCTTCGACGTCAGCCACCGCCGCCGCGTCCTCCCCCGCGGTCGCGCGCCGGGCCGGCGTCCGCCCGCCGCCGACCCCCCGGCTGCTGCCGCCGGCCATCCCGGATTTCACCGGCCGGGCGAAGGCGATCGCGCGCATCGTGTCCGAGATGCCGGTGGTCCGCACCGTCGACGACGGTCCGGCGGTGCTGCCGGTGACCGTGCTCTACGGCCAGGGCGGCGTCGGCAAGACCACGCTGGCGGTGCACGTCGCGCACCGGCTGGCCGAGGCCTATCCCGACGGCCAGCTCTACGCGCGCCTGCGGGACGGCGACCAGCCGGTCGCGCCGGCCGACGTGCTGGAGCGCTTCCTGCGGGCGCTCGGCGTCGCCGGGCCGTTGCTGGCCGAGGGCCTGGAGGAGCGCGCCGAGATGTACCGGGACCTGCTGGGCGACCGGCGGGTCCTGGTGGTGCTGGACGACGCGATGACCGAGCACCAGGTGCAGCCGCTGCTGCCGGGCGGGCCGGGCTGCTCGGTGATCGTCACCAGCCGGCGGCGGCTGACCGGAGTGCCGGCGGCGGTGCGGCTGGAGGTCGGCACGTTCAGCGACGACAGCGCTGTCGCGCTGCTGAGCAGGGTCGCCGACGCCGCGCGGATCCGGGCCGAGCCCGAGGCGGTGGCGCAGCTGTGCCGGCTGTGCGGGCATCTGCCGCTGGCGCTGCGCATCGTCGCGGCCCGGCTGGCGGCGCGGCCGCACTGGAGCGTGCGGGCGCTGGTGGACCGGCTGATCGACGAGTCACGGCAGCTGGACGAGCTGAACCACGAGGGTGTCGGGATGCGCGCCAGCATCTCGGTCACCTACGCGGGGCTGTCCGCCGAGGCGCGGCAGCTGTTCCGGCGCCTGGCGCTGTTCGGCGGCCCGGACTTCGCGGCCTGGGTCGCGGCGCCGCTGCTGGAGGCCGACGTCTTCCATGCCGAGAACCTGCTGGAGGAGCTGACCGAGGCCTACCTCATCGACATCGAGCAGGGCCCTGACGGCGCGCCGACGCGGTACCGGTTCCACGACATCGTGCGCCCCTTCGCCCGGGAGCGGCTGCTGGCCGAGGACCCGCCGGCCGAGCGGCACCAGGCGCTGGAGCGCTTGATCGGAGCGCACCTGTTCCTGGCCAAGCTGGCGCACGAGCGGGAGTACTCCGGCGACCATCTGCTGCCCGCCGACGGCGCCACGACCTGGCCGCTGCCGCGCGACGCCGTGGACCCGCTGATCGAGGACCCGCTGACCTGGTTCGAGCGCGAACGGCTGTCGCTGGTGGCCGCGGTGCGCCAGGCCGCCGCGCGCGGGCTGGCCGACAAGGCGTGGAGCCTGGCGATGTCCTCGGTCGCCCTGTTCGAGGCCCGGTCCTACTACGGCGACTGGCGCGAGACCCACGAGACCGCGCTGGAGGCGGTCTGCCAGGCCGGCGACCGCCGCGGCGAGGCGGCGATGCGCTACTCGCTGGGCTCGCTGCACATGTTCGAGCAGGACAACGCCGGCGCCCGGGCACAGTTCGACCGCGCCTCGGCCATCTACCGGGAGCTGGACGACCGGTACGGCGCGGCGCTGGTGCTGCGCAACGTCGCGGTCCTGGACCGCCGCGAGGGCCACCTGGACCGCGCCCTCGACCGGTGGACCGACGCGCTGGCCACGTTCCGCGAAGTCGGCGACCGCGTCGCGGAGGCGTACGTGCTGAACAGCATCGCGCAGGTGCACCTGGCCCGCGGCCACGACGGCGCGGCCTTCGACCTGCTCACCCGCGCGGAGCTGATCTGCGCGGAGACCGGCGTCCGCCGGGTGGCCGCGCAGGTGCAGCTCCGCCTGGGCGACATGTACCGGCACCGCAACGACATGGACCGGGCCCGCGCGGCCTACCGCCAGGTCCTGGCGGCGGTCCGGGAGACCGGCGACCGCATCGGCGAGTGCCACGCCCTGATGGGCCTGGGCGCCACCGAGGCCGAGGACGGCCACCCGGGCCCGGCGGTGGAGGCGCTGCGCCATGCCCTGGAGGCCGCCGAAGCAGTCGGCGACCGCATCCTCGGCGGCCGCGCGGCCCTGACCCTGGCGCGCGCCGAACTGGCCGCCGGCAACCTGGCCGAGGCCGCCGACGACGCCGACCACGCGGTGCGGGCCCTCGGCGACGGCCTGGCCTCGGCCCAGGCGCTGGTGCTGCGCGGCCGCATCCGCGACGAGCGCGGCGACACCTCCGGCGCGGTGGGCGACTGGTGGCAGGCGGCGACGGTGGCCACGGCGATGACGGTGAGCGAGGCCAGGGATCTGGCCGGGGAGATCGCCGCGCTGCTGGCGGAGGTGGGGGGCGGGGAGTCGGGGTTGGGGAGTTAG
- the asnB gene encoding asparagine synthase (glutamine-hydrolyzing), translating to MCGITGWISYERDLRAEAHILDAMTATMECRGPDDRGAWIQGPAGLGHRRLAIIDLPGGRQPMTAEAGGESVVIVYSGETYNYTELRSELASRGHRFSTESDTEVVLRGYIEWGAAVAERLNGMYAFAIWDGRDAKLRLIRDRMGIKPLYYTPTPDGVLFGSEPKAILANPLSRRAVGIDGLRELFVMVKTPGHAFWEGMREVEPGTVVTVGPEGIRTEAYWTLETREHTDDRDASVAHVRDLLEDIVRRQLVADVPRCVLLSGGLDSSTLTALSARQLAADGQKIRSFAVDFVGQAKNFVPDPIRADPDTPFVHAVAEHSGTVHQDIVLDAEALTDLDARRTVIRARDMPAGFGDMDTSLYLLFKEIRDHSTVALSGESADEVFGGYQDFFNEDARRGGTFPWLVKYIQNFGDDMVLLRPELREALDMQTYIKDCYDTAVAGIERLPGESDFEYRMRRVCHLYLTRFVRVLLDRKDRLSMAVGLEVRVPFCDHRLVEYVYNAPWAIKSFDGREKSLLREAAADALPRAVYDRVKSPYPSTQDPRYAIALRARVADLLAQPGHRVFDFVDASAVRRMVDDADPGIMQAARRGLERTLDLALWLEMYRPEVALTV from the coding sequence ATGTGCGGAATCACCGGCTGGATCTCCTACGAGCGCGACCTGCGCGCCGAGGCGCACATCCTGGACGCGATGACGGCCACGATGGAGTGCCGCGGCCCCGACGACCGGGGCGCCTGGATCCAGGGCCCCGCCGGACTCGGGCACCGCCGGCTGGCCATCATCGACCTGCCCGGCGGTCGGCAGCCGATGACCGCCGAGGCCGGCGGGGAGAGTGTCGTCATCGTCTACTCCGGCGAGACGTACAACTACACCGAGCTGCGCTCGGAGCTGGCCTCGCGCGGACACCGGTTCAGCACCGAGTCCGACACCGAGGTCGTGCTGCGCGGCTACATCGAATGGGGCGCGGCCGTCGCCGAGCGGCTGAACGGCATGTACGCCTTCGCGATCTGGGACGGCCGGGACGCCAAGCTGCGCCTGATCCGCGACCGCATGGGTATCAAGCCCCTGTATTACACGCCGACGCCCGACGGGGTGCTGTTCGGCTCCGAGCCCAAGGCGATCCTGGCCAACCCGCTGTCCCGGCGCGCGGTCGGGATCGACGGGCTGCGCGAGCTGTTCGTGATGGTCAAGACCCCGGGGCACGCCTTCTGGGAGGGGATGCGCGAGGTCGAGCCGGGCACCGTGGTCACGGTCGGCCCCGAGGGCATACGCACCGAGGCCTACTGGACGCTGGAGACCCGCGAGCACACCGACGACCGGGACGCGAGCGTCGCGCATGTCAGGGATCTGCTGGAGGACATCGTGCGCCGCCAGCTCGTCGCGGACGTCCCGCGCTGCGTCCTGCTCTCCGGCGGCCTGGACTCCTCCACCCTCACCGCACTGTCGGCCCGGCAGCTGGCGGCCGACGGCCAGAAGATCCGCAGCTTCGCCGTCGACTTCGTCGGCCAGGCCAAGAACTTCGTGCCCGACCCGATACGCGCCGACCCCGACACCCCCTTCGTGCACGCGGTCGCCGAGCACTCCGGCACCGTCCACCAGGACATCGTGCTGGACGCCGAGGCCCTCACCGACCTGGACGCCCGGCGCACCGTGATCCGGGCCCGCGACATGCCCGCCGGCTTCGGCGACATGGACACCTCCTTGTATCTGCTCTTCAAGGAGATCCGCGACCACTCCACGGTCGCCCTGTCCGGCGAGTCCGCCGACGAGGTGTTCGGCGGCTACCAGGACTTCTTCAACGAGGACGCCCGTCGCGGCGGCACCTTCCCCTGGCTGGTGAAGTACATCCAGAACTTCGGCGACGACATGGTCCTGCTGCGCCCGGAGCTGCGGGAGGCCTTGGACATGCAGACCTATATCAAGGACTGCTACGACACGGCGGTGGCGGGCATCGAGCGCCTGCCCGGCGAGAGCGACTTCGAGTACCGCATGCGCCGCGTCTGCCACCTGTACCTGACCCGCTTCGTCAGGGTCCTGCTGGACCGCAAGGACCGGCTGAGCATGGCCGTCGGCCTGGAGGTGCGGGTGCCGTTCTGCGACCACCGGCTCGTGGAGTACGTGTACAACGCGCCGTGGGCGATCAAGTCCTTCGACGGCCGGGAGAAGTCGCTGCTGCGCGAGGCGGCGGCCGACGCCCTGCCCCGCGCGGTCTACGACCGGGTGAAGAGCCCGTATCCGTCCACGCAGGACCCGCGGTACGCCATCGCGCTGCGCGCCCGCGTCGCCGACCTGCTGGCGCAGCCGGGGCACCGGGTGTTCGACTTCGTCGACGCCTCGGCGGTGCGCCGGATGGTCGACGACGCCGATCCGGGCATCATGCAGGCGGCGCGGCGGGGATTGGAGCGGACGCTGGATCTGGCGCTGTGGCTGGAGATGTACCGGCCTGAGGTGGCCTTGACTGTTTGA